CAGATGGCCCGCGAGGCCGCGTGCGACGCCGCCCAGCAGCCTGCCGTCGGCGCTCCGGTAGAGCTTGCGCAACGGCGGCTCGTCGGCCCCCGGGGCCGTCCCCGACGCCCGGCTGCGGCTCCGGGACGCGCCCGACGGTCCCGAAGGCGACCCCGCGGCGGCCGGCCCCGAGGCCGATGACGACGAGGAGGACGACGGGGGCGGGGTAGGCGTGGCGACCGGCATGCCATTGATGGTCACACGGCCGGGTGCGCCGTGGCATCAGGGCTGCGCCCTGAGAGCTGCCCCGAGAACGACCCTGACACCGCCCGGCTGGCCGCCGCGGAATATCAGGGACCGGCCAGGGTCGGGACGGGTGGAGACCGGGCGGGCGGGGCGGGCACCATGGTCGTATGACGCAGTCCGTGCCGTACACCCCGACGCAGCCGCCGCAGCCGCAGCCCCCACAGCTGGTGCGCGCGCCTCGGCAGAAGCTCGTCGCGGGCGTCTGCGGCGGGCTGGGGCGGTACTGCGACCTCGACCCGGTCATCTTCCGGATCGTCGTCGTCGTGCTCACGCTGACCGGTGGTATCGGCCTGATCTTCTACGGCCTCGCCTGGCTGCTCGTGCCGGTCGACGGCGAGGACGAGAACGAGCTGCGCCGCCTGCTGTCGGGTCGCGTGGACGGCGCGTCCCTGATCGCCGTGCTCCTCACGCTCGTGGGCTGCGGTCTGTTCCTGTCGATGCTCAACAACGGCGGCACCCTCGGCTTCGCCACGATGCTGTCCATCGCCACGATCGGCGCGGCGGTCTGGTCGCAGCGGCGCAGCGCCACCCTGCAGGAGGGCGGCCCGCTCGACCCGGGTACGGCGGCGGCCGTGGCGGAGGCTCCCCCGGAGACGAAGGCACCGCCGACCCCCGGCAGTCCGTCGTGGTGGCGTGACCCGATCGTCAAGGACGGTACGACGGGTCCGGCGTCGCCGCCCGACTATCTGTGGGGCCCTGACGACGAGGCGGAGGCCGATCCGTCGGGCCGGGGGAAGGGGAAGCGGAAGGGGTCCGGAGCGTGCGGACGCCAGGGCCGCCCGCGCGGGATCGGCGGCCTCCTCTTCCTGCTGGCGCTGGCCGCGGGCGGTCTCGGCCTGGGGCTGTCGTGGGACGCCCAGCCGCTCGGTACGAGCCTTCAGATCGCCTTCGCCGCCGCACTCGGGGTCTTCGGTCTCGGCCTCGCCGTGAGCGCCTTCACAGGACGTACGGGCTTCGGCACGCTTTCCCTTTCGGTCCTGACCGCCGGGCTGCTCGCGGGCTCGGCGACCATCCCGAAGGACATCGGCACGGACTGGGTCCGTACGACCTGGCGCCCGGCGACCGTCGCTTCGGTGGCGCCCAAGTACGAGCTCGGCACCGGCGTCGGGACGCTCGACCTGACCAAGGTCGATGTCGCCGCGGGCGAGACCCTCCGTACGGAGGCGGAGGTCGGCGCGGGGCAGCTGAAGGTCGTCGTACCGCGCGACGTGACCTTGAAGGTGCGCGCGGAAGTGGGGCTCGGCGACCTCCGGCTCCCCGGCGAGCTCCCGAACGACATCGACCTCTCGCCGGCCCAGAAACGGACGCGTACGGTGGCCCCGCCCAAGGGCGTGAAGCCGGCGGGCACACTGGATCTCCGGCTCGAAGTCGGTGTCGGACAGGTGGAGGTGACCCGTGCTGCGGCATGAGTTCAAGCCGGGCAAGCTGGTGGCCGGCCTTGCCGTGCTGAGCGCGGCCACCGTGTTCGCCGGAGACGCGGGGGGCTGGTGGGACTCCCCCTGGTTCGTGATGGTCCCGATCGTCTGCGGTGGCCTCTTCCTGGCCTCCGCCGTGTCGATGGCCGACTACAGCATTCGGCGCCGCCTGTCGGCCAGGGCGGCGTCCAGGGAGAAGACGGAGGCGCCGGCGAGCACGAGCGGCAGCCAGGCCATGAGGTAGGCGAGGTCGTTGCCGTAGTAGTACGGGTCGGACTGCCAGCTCATCGTCAGCCACAGGCTCAGGGAAATCAGCGCGCCACCGAAAGCGGCGAGGCGGGCCAGCAGTCCGACGAGGGTGCCGAGGCCGACGGCGATCTCGCCGATGGCTATCGCGTAGCCGAAGCCCTCGGGGTTCTTGAGGGAGAGGTCGACGAGCGCGGGGATGGCGGAGCTGTCCCGCACGCTCCGCATCAGGTCGCCGACGGAACCGGGCCCGTCAGCCGACATGAAGGCGCTGTCGGTGAGTTTGTCGAGTCCGGCGTAGATGAAGGTCACTCCGAGGAAGATCCGCAGCGGCAGCAGCGCGTACTTCGTCGCCGAGTCCTTCCAGCCCCGCGGTTCACCGCCGATCGTCCCGTAGGTGTCTGTCCGGTATCCGTGCGCCATAGCGCGTCCTGCCTTTCCGCTGCCCACGTCGCTCGCAGGGCTCGATTGTCCCCGCGTGCCTCGTGCATGCATACGGATGTGACGGACCCCGCACTCAGCGGCCCGCCCGCTTTGTCGCCGTCCGCCCGCGGTGTACCGCTCCGGGCCTGTCCCTGAATTAGTCCACGACGTCGATCGGCACCCGGTTCGTCTCGACCCCGGCCGCGGTCACCACCTGTACGTCGAGGCGCCCGGGTTCCACGTCGACCGGTACGGGCACGACGAGCACGGTGTCCGACGGGTTCTGGAAGCCGCCGGGAACCGGGACCAGCGGTACATGGATATGGACCGGCCCGATCCGTACGACCATGCCGGCCAGCCGGTCCGGCGTGCCCGCGCCCGGCGGCACGAAACCCGTCCCCCGGATCTCCACGTCGTCACCGGTGCGGATCGGCGCGTCCAGATCCCCGGCCTCCCTGGCCCTGACGACGGACAGCACCACCGGGCGACCGCCCTCGGCCCACTTCGCGGCGAAGTACGTCGCGGCGGAGACGATCACCAGCAGGGCGAGCGCCCAGGGCAGATCGGGCAGTTGCTCGGGGCGGCGTGCGAGCCGTACCGCCGAGAAGATCACGGCGACGGCCGTCAGCAGTGCGTACTGCACATCGGCGAAGCTGCCGCGCCCGCCGTCGTCGCAGAGCAGGTCCGCGAGGCGCGGACGCTCGGCCCGTACCTTCTGGAGCCGCCGGTCCCCGACGCGTACGCCCACCACGCGGCGTACGACGACGGCGGTCGCGCACACCACGGTCAGTACGGTCAGCAGGCCCACGCCACGGGCGAGTTCGAGCCCCTCGATCAGCGCGTCGCGCGCGCGGTTGTCGGATGCACCGGCGAGTTGGAGCGCGAGCACCAGCACGGCGAAGACGGCGAGCAGCACCCACGCGGAGGCGACGGTGCGGGAGGTCGACAGCCGATTGTCCTCGCCGATGAGCGGGGCGAGGAGGCCGCCACGCGCACGGTGCAGCGTGGCGGCGCAGGTGAGCAGCGCGGCCACGACGAGGGAGGCGATCAGCCCCGCCGTACGGGCGCCGGTCCAGCCCGCCCCGATCGCGGTGATGGCCAGCCCCAGTACGAAGACCACGACGGCGCCCCACACCAGGAGCAGTGTGTGCCGCCAGACGGAGTGCAGCCAGGCGTCGCCCGCCTCGCGGCTGCGGTCGGCGACGGCGCGTGCGGACTGGGTGAGTTCGTCGGACACCCACTGCCTGGAGGCGCTCGGCGAGTGCGCGAGCGCGGCCGGCAGACCCTGGCCGGCGGCGAACTCCTCACGTTTCGCGATGAACGCCGCGACCGCTCGCCGGTGCCCCTCATGAGCCCCGTTCGGGCAGTTCCCGCAGGTACAGCCCCCGCCGTGCGTGCCCTGCCCCGCCACTTGCACCGCCACGCCGAATGCCGCCTTCCCCGCCCCGCACCCGTCACTGTCTCTCCGGGTGGATTCCTTGCTGTGACTGGGAATTGTGCCGTATCCGGGAGGGGGTCAGACGCCCAGGACCAGATAGGCGAAGCCGAGATACCCCCGGTAGCCGCCGAGATAGCCCGCACGGTGGCGGGCGGCGGTGGCGCGGGCGTCGTCGCGCAGGGGGTGATCGGGGTGGTCGAGGGCCCAGCGTTCGCCCCAGCCGGCCCGGCCGTTCGACTCGAAGACGTCCCATTCGCGCTGGTCGGCGACGGTCGTACGGAGCGGGGCGAAGCCCGCGTCGGCGGCGGCCCGGACCAAGTCGTCCAGCGAGCCGACGAGTTCGTCCTCCTCGGCGCCAAGTCCCTTCAGCGCGTCGGCGGTCGGCGGGGTGGTCCAGAATCCGTCCCCGAAAAGCACCTGCCCGCCGGGCTTCACGGTCGTGCGCAGGGCGCGCAGCGCCTCGCGGGTCGAGCCGGGCCAGGCATGGACGGCGCCGATGGAGACGGCGAGGTCGTAGCCGGTCGGCGTCCACCCGTCGGCGGAGCTCTCATGGAACGCGACGTGGCTGTCGAGCCCCCGCCCCCGCGCGAGCCGCTGTCCGCGCGCAACGGCGACGGGGTCGCTGTCCACACCGTCACCGGTGCTGCCGGGCGCGCCCTCCACGATCCGCAGCAGCAACTCGCCCCAGCCACAGCCAAGATCAACGACCCGCCCGCCGTCGGGCACCGGGCAGGCGTCGATCAGGGAGCGGGCGTGCTCTTCGGAGAGGGGTGCGTTCCAGGTCAGAAGGGGGTTGTTGGGTGCGGCGAGGATGGCGTGAAGTTCGTGGTCGGACATGGTGGGTGAGACTCGCACAGGTGGTCGGCGGGGTGCGAGTGAATTGCGGCGGCTACAGGTTGTCGACGTCGGCGAGATCGATGTCGATGTCGAACGGGACGGT
The nucleotide sequence above comes from Streptomyces sp. NBC_01716. Encoded proteins:
- a CDS encoding PspC domain-containing protein; amino-acid sequence: MTQSVPYTPTQPPQPQPPQLVRAPRQKLVAGVCGGLGRYCDLDPVIFRIVVVVLTLTGGIGLIFYGLAWLLVPVDGEDENELRRLLSGRVDGASLIAVLLTLVGCGLFLSMLNNGGTLGFATMLSIATIGAAVWSQRRSATLQEGGPLDPGTAAAVAEAPPETKAPPTPGSPSWWRDPIVKDGTTGPASPPDYLWGPDDEAEADPSGRGKGKRKGSGACGRQGRPRGIGGLLFLLALAAGGLGLGLSWDAQPLGTSLQIAFAAALGVFGLGLAVSAFTGRTGFGTLSLSVLTAGLLAGSATIPKDIGTDWVRTTWRPATVASVAPKYELGTGVGTLDLTKVDVAAGETLRTEAEVGAGQLKVVVPRDVTLKVRAEVGLGDLRLPGELPNDIDLSPAQKRTRTVAPPKGVKPAGTLDLRLEVGVGQVEVTRAAA
- a CDS encoding SAM-dependent methyltransferase is translated as MSDHELHAILAAPNNPLLTWNAPLSEEHARSLIDACPVPDGGRVVDLGCGWGELLLRIVEGAPGSTGDGVDSDPVAVARGQRLARGRGLDSHVAFHESSADGWTPTGYDLAVSIGAVHAWPGSTREALRALRTTVKPGGQVLFGDGFWTTPPTADALKGLGAEEDELVGSLDDLVRAAADAGFAPLRTTVADQREWDVFESNGRAGWGERWALDHPDHPLRDDARATAARHRAGYLGGYRGYLGFAYLVLGV
- a CDS encoding DoxX family protein → MAHGYRTDTYGTIGGEPRGWKDSATKYALLPLRIFLGVTFIYAGLDKLTDSAFMSADGPGSVGDLMRSVRDSSAIPALVDLSLKNPEGFGYAIAIGEIAVGLGTLVGLLARLAAFGGALISLSLWLTMSWQSDPYYYGNDLAYLMAWLPLVLAGASVFSLDAALADRRRRML